In Terriglobales bacterium, one DNA window encodes the following:
- a CDS encoding M56 family metallopeptidase: MSEFVILCIAVCLAATALSIAAGVLATHVIWACISRLGLNRRILRYPSLLFVIRILPLSFPVGIVSFAVLPSFLVLEPRQTSEKPDWWLTVLAMCSLLALGLFIVKLAKTLIRTRRTEREWMLSSRRLAVTAKVPIYELQNPDSLVAVLGVFSPRIFVGKRILASLTPDELKAAVAHEVAHIRSLDNLKQVLLSATGLLPSFDRIDRAFRSAAEISADSRAMRSRISPLDLGSAIVKVARLRAAVPSIAASHLVPDFEGSALQVRVDHLQTLFDGEKSHSRREKYASLVAPMLLIIYVAKLQLWLELAHRVTEMLVR; this comes from the coding sequence ATGAGCGAATTCGTGATCTTGTGCATTGCCGTGTGTCTTGCCGCCACGGCTCTTTCGATTGCTGCCGGCGTGCTTGCCACCCACGTCATATGGGCTTGTATTTCCCGATTGGGTCTTAACAGACGCATTCTGCGCTATCCCTCTCTGTTGTTCGTTATTCGCATATTGCCGCTCAGTTTTCCTGTGGGCATCGTCTCATTTGCTGTTCTGCCATCGTTCCTCGTGTTGGAGCCTCGCCAGACCAGCGAGAAACCTGACTGGTGGCTCACGGTATTGGCCATGTGCTCGCTGTTAGCTCTCGGATTGTTTATCGTGAAGCTCGCAAAGACGCTGATAAGAACGCGACGAACGGAACGAGAGTGGATGCTGTCTTCTCGCCGGCTGGCTGTGACGGCGAAGGTTCCTATTTACGAACTGCAGAATCCGGATTCGCTGGTTGCGGTGCTCGGAGTTTTTTCTCCGCGAATCTTCGTGGGAAAGAGGATTCTTGCATCGCTTACGCCCGACGAATTAAAGGCAGCGGTGGCGCATGAAGTCGCGCACATTCGTTCACTCGACAACCTCAAGCAGGTTCTTCTGAGTGCAACAGGTTTGTTGCCGTCATTTGACCGGATCGACCGTGCGTTTCGCAGCGCCGCCGAAATTTCGGCTGATTCACGAGCGATGCGCTCCAGAATCTCGCCGCTAGATCTGGGCAGCGCTATCGTCAAAGTTGCTCGCCTGAGAGCAGCTGTTCCGTCAATTGCCGCTAGTCATCTAGTACCGGATTTCGAGGGCTCAGCCTTGCAGGTTAGAGTGGACCATCTGCAAACGCTCTTCGACGGTGAAAAGAGCCATTCACGAAGAGAGAAGTACGCTTCGCTTGTCGCACCGATGTTGCTGATAATCTATGTCGCCAAGCTGCAGTTATGGCTAGAGTTGGCACACAGAGTCACGGAAATGCTGGTTCGCTAG
- a CDS encoding BlaI/MecI/CopY family transcriptional regulator, with protein MWLKRKSGARSAPVEQLGKLESELMELIWQRSEVSVRDLHAELESRLAYTTIMTTVDRLFKKGILNRRLVNRAFYYSARANREAYQDQLTRHLLGIAADEAGSQRVVMSSFVDYVSESDLALLDELDELIKAKRRNLRRHK; from the coding sequence ATGTGGTTAAAGCGAAAATCCGGAGCGCGGTCTGCGCCAGTGGAGCAGTTGGGCAAGCTCGAATCTGAGCTGATGGAACTCATCTGGCAACGCAGCGAGGTGAGTGTCCGCGACTTGCATGCCGAACTGGAATCGCGCCTTGCGTACACCACTATCATGACCACCGTGGATCGGCTATTCAAAAAGGGGATTTTGAACCGCCGTCTGGTGAATCGCGCTTTTTACTACAGCGCAAGGGCAAATCGCGAAGCATATCAGGATCAGCTCACGCGGCACCTGTTGGGCATTGCCGCGGATGAGGCAGGCAGTCAGCGCGTGGTGATGTCTTCATTCGTTGACTACGTGAGCGAATCGGATCTTGCGCTGCTCGATGAGCTCGATGAACTCATTAAGGCAAAGCGCCGCAACCTGAGAAGGCACAAATGA
- a CDS encoding carboxypeptidase regulatory-like domain-containing protein — MPRNAAPLFLLLSLAAYPLHSQTPDTATIRGEVRDPSSAVVSGATVTVSNELTGLKRTVSTGANGRFSLPGLPVAGSYTLVAARSGFAEAKVEGLTLMAGRTAEVNLQFTVAGEAVKIDVTGVVGGVLADEPQLGERISSIQAQATPLLNRRISYLPLLNSANRPALNQGDAFMNQNLFTTAGAGRRQTSFELDGSTGNDSWGRQTLFTNIPLASVQEMTVLENSFSAEYGSSMGGVVNLVTKTGGSEYHGEVLGAFRPSDAAAKLSGFTAANAPNGNSITSDSLKQFSAAFGGPLGRSGLGGRTHFFLSGEYTWENRSSPVISPVAPGSFEGHYRGWLGLARIDHQINEHNNLFFRSSADSFHDTNPNGAVGGNSLPTVDRIFKRRTYSQELGETAVVSSSLVNNARAQFQLASPITEFDPVIFGTQFTVPIAGVGNFVSGTSQAAQLQNRQYDFSDTLAASWGRHQVRIGASVLHAHNGGNGKEFGGPSFLGAFTYKPCNLGIAGCESPSYLGDIANVNSYTQSYGNATYTVNDTLWALFAQDDFHFTRDLTLNLGLRYEQQTFTDARKNFAPRLGFVYNVASAGETVLRGGFGIYYAQVVDNAEANYALSGPTGFFNFTAQAGQVGFPGSVTGVPLPSFPAGAQAPVRSLYIRPGRASYYNQFFPVSALIGYPDALLNPYSEQWTLGIERQLAPSWVFSADYIGTHSLRVVRPLDVDAPASVARLITGSGTQSVRSAQAANCTRPLWIAFYAQLGTACNPAQATNPQPAYSQILSDVNNGYGYYHALELNLNHRFTDRFLLLASYTWSHATNNVDPDVPGQNPNDPNVTGHAEYGNAIFDQRHRFVLSGFYVAPLKIRIGGIATLASGLPYNLTTGANNFGDPGGTADRPLIKGAIVGRNTGRGSSIYDVSPMIERPFRLTSERVQLTLRAEAFNIFNHPNFVGFNGVYGNGSAPPVSIGQPLIGITNQLPARSLQFQARVNF; from the coding sequence ATGCCACGAAACGCAGCCCCACTCTTCTTATTGCTGTCGCTCGCCGCTTATCCGCTTCATAGTCAAACACCCGATACTGCCACGATACGTGGCGAAGTTCGTGATCCCAGTTCCGCAGTTGTTTCCGGCGCAACCGTTACGGTATCGAACGAACTAACTGGTCTGAAGCGGACCGTTTCCACTGGCGCGAATGGTCGCTTCTCGCTTCCAGGACTGCCCGTTGCTGGATCCTACACTCTGGTAGCGGCGAGGTCTGGATTTGCAGAGGCCAAGGTTGAGGGACTCACCCTGATGGCGGGTCGAACTGCCGAAGTGAATCTTCAATTCACCGTGGCGGGCGAAGCGGTGAAGATTGACGTAACGGGAGTTGTCGGTGGCGTTCTTGCCGATGAGCCCCAGCTAGGCGAGCGCATTAGCTCGATTCAAGCGCAGGCTACTCCGCTGCTGAACCGACGAATCAGCTATCTGCCTCTTCTGAATTCCGCAAACCGTCCCGCACTCAACCAGGGCGATGCCTTCATGAATCAGAATCTGTTCACTACCGCCGGCGCCGGACGGCGCCAGACTTCATTCGAGCTCGACGGCAGCACGGGTAACGACAGTTGGGGACGGCAGACTCTGTTTACGAATATTCCGCTCGCGAGCGTGCAGGAAATGACCGTTCTCGAAAATTCTTTCTCGGCAGAGTATGGCTCGTCGATGGGTGGAGTGGTGAACTTAGTCACGAAGACCGGCGGCAGCGAGTATCACGGTGAGGTGCTCGGAGCGTTTCGTCCGTCCGACGCGGCGGCAAAGTTGTCGGGTTTTACCGCCGCCAACGCGCCAAATGGAAATTCAATTACCTCTGACTCTCTGAAACAATTCTCTGCTGCTTTCGGTGGACCGCTTGGACGGAGTGGACTTGGTGGACGCACGCACTTCTTTCTTTCCGGCGAGTACACCTGGGAAAACCGAAGTTCACCGGTAATTTCTCCAGTAGCGCCTGGTTCCTTCGAGGGCCACTACCGCGGCTGGCTCGGACTGGCGCGTATCGATCATCAGATCAATGAGCACAACAACCTCTTCTTCCGCAGCAGCGCCGATAGCTTTCATGACACGAATCCAAATGGTGCAGTTGGTGGCAACAGTCTTCCCACGGTGGACCGAATCTTCAAACGGCGAACCTATTCGCAGGAGTTGGGTGAAACGGCGGTCGTGAGTTCTTCGCTGGTGAACAATGCGCGCGCGCAATTCCAACTGGCTTCGCCAATCACGGAATTTGATCCGGTAATCTTTGGCACGCAATTCACTGTTCCCATTGCGGGAGTCGGGAATTTCGTCAGTGGAACGTCGCAGGCTGCTCAACTGCAGAATCGCCAATATGACTTCAGCGATACGCTCGCCGCGAGTTGGGGACGTCACCAGGTCCGTATCGGCGCGAGCGTTCTTCATGCTCATAACGGCGGCAATGGAAAAGAATTTGGCGGCCCCAGTTTCCTTGGCGCCTTTACTTACAAGCCCTGCAACCTAGGCATCGCCGGATGCGAGAGCCCAAGCTATCTCGGCGATATTGCGAACGTGAATAGTTATACCCAAAGCTACGGAAACGCGACCTACACGGTTAACGACACGCTCTGGGCACTGTTTGCGCAGGACGACTTTCATTTCACACGTGACCTGACACTGAATCTCGGCCTGCGCTATGAGCAGCAGACGTTCACCGATGCGCGCAAGAACTTCGCGCCCCGCCTTGGCTTTGTTTACAACGTCGCCAGTGCAGGGGAGACGGTGCTGCGTGGCGGCTTTGGTATCTATTACGCGCAGGTAGTGGACAACGCCGAGGCGAACTACGCTTTGTCGGGTCCGACCGGGTTTTTCAATTTCACTGCACAAGCCGGTCAGGTCGGCTTTCCTGGCAGCGTAACTGGGGTGCCTCTGCCGTCATTTCCGGCTGGAGCGCAGGCGCCGGTTCGAAGTCTCTATATACGCCCTGGCAGAGCCAGTTACTATAACCAGTTCTTTCCCGTTTCTGCACTCATTGGATATCCCGATGCTTTGCTGAATCCCTACTCCGAGCAATGGACGCTGGGTATTGAGCGGCAGCTTGCTCCGAGCTGGGTCTTTAGTGCCGATTATATCGGCACCCACTCATTGCGGGTTGTTCGTCCCCTGGATGTTGATGCGCCGGCGTCAGTCGCGCGCCTGATTACCGGATCGGGAACGCAGTCCGTGCGCTCGGCTCAGGCAGCGAATTGCACTCGGCCACTCTGGATAGCGTTTTACGCGCAGCTTGGCACTGCATGCAATCCGGCACAGGCGACCAATCCGCAGCCCGCATATTCGCAAATTCTAAGTGATGTAAATAACGGGTACGGCTACTATCATGCTCTCGAACTGAATCTTAATCATCGCTTCACCGATCGTTTTCTGCTGCTTGCCAGCTACACCTGGTCGCACGCTACGAATAATGTCGATCCTGACGTTCCGGGCCAGAATCCAAACGATCCGAATGTGACCGGCCATGCCGAATACGGGAATGCGATTTTTGATCAGCGACATCGTTTCGTCCTGAGCGGATTCTACGTAGCGCCTTTGAAGATCAGAATCGGCGGAATTGCCACGCTCGCATCAGGCTTGCCATACAACCTGACTACGGGCGCAAACAACTTCGGTGATCCCGGCGGGACGGCGGACCGTCCTCTGATTAAGGGTGCGATCGTGGGCCGCAACACCGGAAGAGGCAGCTCGATCTACGACGTCTCCCCGATGATTGAGCGACCATTCCGATTGACCTCGGAACGCGTGCAGCTCACTTTGCGCGCGGAAGCATTCAATATTTTCAATCATCCGAATTTTGTCGGTTTCAACGGCGTGTACGGAAATGGCTCAGCGCCGCCAGTTTCGATAGGACAACCACTGATCGGCATTACCAATCAGCTTCCTGCGCGTTCGCTGCAGTTTCAGGCACGAGTGAACTTTTAG
- a CDS encoding ATP-binding protein, whose translation MPKTRKLSEAKFRSLFENSPYGIFQSSANGDRFLIANPALVRMLGYESSEELARLRLSRSLYTRPSDRSVVVGSITSSARFEGDLEWKRKDGSLISVHLIAQLVPEASGGDKVIEGTVEDLTAKRTLEQHLQRVQHLDSIGGLAGGMAHELNNLHMVISSYAEMLLPELQSSGQKRKADAILNASRRASTLIHQLLAFSRKQTLAPQVLDTTRALNEITAILRGTIRENISIDCRCEMDLGKVRVDPVQLQEVLVNLATNAADAMPLGGKLIITAENATLTSDEPIGNQDAKIAAGEYVVIKVSDTGLGMDQPTQARVFEPFFTTKPVGEGTGLGLSSAYGIVKQSGGWIKVESKPGQGTTFTIYLPLIENAPSSRANSAPPALSTQRGSAATVLLVEDEAGLREPVRDYLTKEGFRVLDAANGADALQLLEAESLRIDALITDVIMPQVNGPELARRLKGRFPEMKVIFMSGYAEDKLGGPESFRDSVLLQKPFALRALRAKLQELLLSTFAI comes from the coding sequence ATGCCAAAAACCCGCAAGCTCTCCGAAGCAAAATTCCGATCATTATTCGAGAATTCGCCATACGGAATTTTTCAGTCGTCAGCAAACGGTGACCGCTTCCTGATCGCCAACCCTGCGCTGGTGCGCATGCTGGGATACGAGTCGAGTGAAGAACTCGCGCGCCTGCGCCTCTCCAGATCGCTCTACACACGGCCTTCTGACCGCTCCGTTGTTGTCGGTTCCATCACATCGTCGGCGCGTTTCGAAGGCGACCTTGAATGGAAGCGCAAAGATGGATCTCTGATTTCCGTGCATCTCATCGCACAGCTGGTACCAGAGGCTTCCGGCGGCGATAAGGTGATTGAAGGAACTGTCGAGGACCTCACGGCAAAGAGGACGCTCGAACAGCATCTACAGCGCGTCCAGCACCTCGACTCCATCGGCGGACTCGCCGGCGGCATGGCGCACGAGCTGAATAACCTGCACATGGTCATCAGCAGCTATGCCGAGATGCTCCTGCCCGAACTGCAGTCATCTGGGCAAAAGCGCAAAGCAGACGCCATACTGAATGCTTCTCGTCGCGCGAGCACGCTCATTCATCAACTGCTCGCCTTCAGTCGCAAGCAGACGCTCGCGCCACAGGTGCTCGACACCACGCGCGCGCTCAACGAGATCACGGCGATCCTGCGCGGCACCATCCGCGAAAACATTTCCATCGATTGCCGCTGCGAGATGGATCTGGGGAAAGTGCGGGTTGATCCAGTGCAACTCCAGGAAGTGCTGGTGAACCTGGCCACCAATGCTGCCGACGCCATGCCGCTGGGTGGCAAGCTGATCATCACCGCAGAAAATGCAACGCTCACTTCCGACGAACCGATCGGCAATCAGGACGCGAAGATTGCCGCCGGCGAATACGTTGTCATCAAAGTTTCCGATACCGGCTTGGGCATGGATCAGCCAACTCAGGCGCGAGTCTTTGAACCGTTCTTTACGACCAAACCAGTCGGCGAAGGAACAGGCTTGGGACTCTCCTCGGCGTATGGCATCGTGAAACAAAGCGGTGGGTGGATTAAGGTCGAGAGTAAGCCTGGACAGGGCACCACGTTTACCATCTACCTCCCGCTGATTGAAAATGCGCCTAGCAGTCGAGCAAACTCAGCGCCGCCCGCGCTGTCAACACAGCGAGGGTCCGCGGCTACAGTGCTCCTGGTAGAAGATGAAGCCGGTTTGCGCGAGCCGGTGCGCGACTACCTGACCAAAGAAGGCTTTCGTGTACTCGATGCCGCCAATGGTGCGGATGCGCTGCAGCTCCTCGAAGCTGAATCCTTGCGCATCGATGCGCTGATCACCGACGTGATCATGCCTCAAGTGAATGGTCCGGAGCTCGCGCGCAGACTCAAAGGCCGATTTCCCGAAATGAAAGTCATCTTCATGTCCGGCTACGCGGAAGACAAACTTGGCGGTCCGGAAAGTTTTCGCGATTCCGTACTCCTGCAAAAGCCTTTCGCGCTACGCGCCCTGCGAGCGAAGCTGCAGGAGCTGCTTCTGAGTACTTTTGCGATTTGA